ATTTTATCACTTGGCAGTGTTTCAAAATAATTTGTACGATCGTACCAAGTTGTGGCATTTAACTGCGCTCCTGTATTTTGTAAAACATCAGTGATGGTGTTTCCATTTTTCTTGTTGAAAGTGGGAGTTCCTTTAAACATTAAATGTTCCAAAAGGTGTGTTGATCCTGTGTTTCCTAACACTTCATGTTTAGAACCTACACGATATACAATTTGTACGGTTGCCACCGGCGAAGCGTTGTCCTGCAGCAGCAAAACATTCATGCCGTTTGGCTGATACAAATATTCCTCGATTCCGCCTAATTCCTTTATTTTCTTAAAGTTAACTGATTTTTCTTGCGCTGACATTAAGGCACAGAAAGCTAATGAGCAATAGCCCAGAAAGATGTATTTTTTCATTTTTTGAAAGATTTTTTTTAGTCGCAGTCGCAGTTTTCAGTCTCAGTTTAACTGGAAACTGCGACTGTGACCGAATACTAGATTTATGATTTGCTGAAAATTTCTTTTAATTTAGATTGCAATTCCGCTTCTCTAAGGTTTTTAGCTAAGATTTTTCCATCAGGTCCAATTAAGTAGTTGGTTGGAACCATTTTTACACCGTATAAAAGAGCTGCTTCATTCTGCCATCCTTTTAAATCAGAAACATGTGTCCAGGTTAAACCATCTTTTTCGATTGCTTTTTCCCAAAGTTTCTTTTTGTCGTCTAGAGAAACTCCTAAAACATCAAATCCTTTGTCATGATACGTTTTATAAGCCACGACTACGTTTGGATTTTCTTTTCGGCATGGACCGCACCAGCTTGCCCAGAAATCCACCAAAACATATTTTCCTTTATAATCGGATAGTTTTACTACTTTTCCGTTTATGTCAGTTTGAGAAAATTCAGGCGCTGCAACGCCAATTGCTGTTTTTTCGTTCAGATCGATTGAGGCTTTTAATTTTTTTCCGTAAAATGATTTCTGAATTTCGGGAGATAAAATTCCGTAATATTCTTTTACTTTTTCTGGAGTTCCGTAAGACACAATTCGGTCTTCAATTACTAATGCTCCTCCTAAATTGTCTTTGTTTTTTCTGATGAATTTATCTGTTAGATCATCCGCGAAAGCGCCAAGATCTTTCCATTTTTTATCCATCATGGTTTGCTGTTCTGGAGTTAATTTTACTTTTCCTGATTGTGTCAGCGAATCAGATAATTTGTAAATCGGGCCCGCGATGGCTTGTATTTTTTTGAATTCGTTATCGTAATATGATTTGTAGAATCCGTTTTGAGTAGCTCCAGTTACTTTCGCTTTAAAAACAGAATCTTTTTTTGCTTCGATTGTAATGTCTTCATTGTCTAAAAGGAAATATGCTCCATATTCCTGCCCCTTAATTTTTAGCGTATGGAATAAAGGTTCGCCCGTTTTTCCGTTAAGAGTAAAGGTTCCTTCTTTTACCTCGGCTGAATCAATAATTTTTTTATCGCCTTTTTCGTCTGCATATTCTAGATAAACGATTCCTTTATCTAATCCTGCAATTTTTCCGTTGATAGTATATCCTTCTTTCTTTTCACACGAAGTAAATGCCGCCGCAATTGTTAATGCGAATAGGCTGGATTTTAAAATGGTACTTTTCATGTTATATTTTTTTTGTTGTTAGATTGCGATGTTTTTTTAAACACATAGAATCATAGATTACGCAAGCTTTAAAAAAGGCGTTTCACTTATTTTAAAAAACATAGCTTTTCTATGTGTGAGAAATAAATTTCTCTCTTTAGCTCTTTTTTATTTCCACCACATAAAAAAGTATGTTTCTATGTGTTTAAAATTTTAAAGTCAAGTTTGATTTAATATTGTCACTGAACACTCAAAAACTGAGCACTGACCACTAAAATCTAAGATTTCATAAGTTCTTTCAGTTTCGCTTCCAATTCTGCACCTCTTAAATTATCGCTGATAATTACACCATTATTATCAACTAAATAGGTTGCTGGAATTGCTTTTACATTAAACGCTTTACTTACTTTATCATCGTCTAAAAGGTTATGCCACTGCATGTTTTCTTGTCCTAATGCTTTCTGCCACGCTTTTTCGTCTTTATCAATTGAAATACTTAAAATTTCAAATCCTTTTTCTGAATAAGCTGAGTATGCTGTTTTAAGATTTGGAATTTCTTTTCGACATGGACCGCACCAAGAAGCCCAGAAATCAACCAAAATATATTTTTTTCCAGCTGTAATGTCTTTTGCGGCATATGATTTTCCGTCTTTGTCTTTTAAAGTAAAATTGGCGATGCTTGTTCCGATTAGGGATTTCGGATTCAAATCTTTATCTAAAATTTGTCCGTAGTAACTTTTCTTTGCCGTTTCAGAAAACTGATCGTACAATGGTTTTTGATCCGGGGTAAAATAGGTGAAGTTGGTCATCATAAAAAATGGTCCCCACCATGTTTCTTTATGTTTTGCAATAAGAGCCAATGTTGTTTTTTCTACTTTAGTAAAAAATGCTTTTTCTTTTGCTTCAAATACTTTCCATTGTTCTGTATTGTAAATTGAGTCTAAGGTTTTTTTATTTCCTTCTTTTCTGGCTTTGCCTACTTTGCTGCTCAATTCATCTATTCCAACATGATAGTCTTTGTAATCTTTGTCTAAATCTTCTTTAAAAGCAGTTTCTTTTTTATAATAATCATGTGATTTTGAACCTGTAATTGTTACGTTTTTAAATGTTATTCGTTCACTTTCCTGATCTGAAACTGTACCAGCCGCTATTATTTTTATTTTTGAATTTTCGACCATTACAGAAATATTTCCTTTGCTTTTACCAAAGACAACATAAAAAAAACGAGGTTCATTTAATTTTCCCGAGAAAGAAAATTTACCCTCTTTTAATGTCGTTTCAGCAACTGGCAGTTCAGAAGAATGTGTTGCTCCTGGAATTAGTTTTACAGTTGTTCCGTCAGCTAAACCAGTGATGTTTCCTTCAATTGTATATGAAGAAGCCGCTGTTGAAGCGCTTTTTTTCTTTTGTGCCTGAACGTTTATAGAAACCATAAACAAACAAAGGCAAAATCCTACTATTTTATTTTGAATGAAGTTCATTTCTTGATTGATATTTTTAGAAAAGCTTCCCTTTCGGAGTTTCTAATCAGGAAGCTTTTTAGTTATTATTTGGCTACATTTTGTGTGATTGTTCCGTTTCCTGGGTTCTTTATTGCCCCTTGTGGAAATGGCATTGTCCATAAATGAGAATCTGATTTTAATGTGTAAGCAGTTCCATTTACCGTTTTGGTAAAACTTACTTTATAAATGCCTTCTGCATTTAAACGACGTGCATCTGCAAAAGGAATCAGCGTGTTAATAAGTTCATTCCTTTTTGTTCTGTAAATAGCGTTTAAAGCAGTTGTTTTATCTGTAGTTGCAATGTCTTGATAATATGAAGGAAGAATACGAGTTTTGCGAACTGTATTTAAAACAGCTAATGCCTCGCTAATTTGTCCTGCTCGAGCCAGACATTCGGCTTTAATTAGATAAACCTCAACAGTTGTGATTCCACCAAAGTTGAAAGCTCCCGATAGGGTTCTTCTGTAATAGGTTTCTGCTCCAACAGTATATATTTTCCAACGAGAAATAAAACGGGCATCTCCAGCTTCAAAACGTTGTGCACGCTCTATCGGAATACTGTTTTCTGTTGTTAAACTATTAAAAGTACCATGACGATACGTGTAGTTTTCTACATAATTGTAGCCCATTGGCGATGTTGTGGTCGTATACGAATTTGGTACATCAATTATGGCTTTATTGGTATTGTAATATCCAATCCAGTCGTACAATTTATTGTTTTCTGCCAAGGCTAAATCGGCATATTTTAAAGCTTCTGTGTAGTTATTCATTTGAAGAGAAACTCTTGAATAAAATGCGTAACCTGCACCTAAATTTGGGTGTAAAGGAGTTTGTGAAACTTTCAACAAATAAGGTAAAGCTTCTTTAACATCATTTAGTATAAAATCATACATTTCCTGAATTGTGACCTGCTTACTTGGTGCATTAATATTGGCACTTGTAATTAAAGGAACTGATAGTTTTGTTGAAGCTGTTGAAGCCACATACGTATCGGCATAAAAATTAACAAGATTAAAATAGTTCATGGCGCGCAATATTTTTGCTTCTGCCCAAACTACTCTTTTTTCTGCTTCAGTCGCTTTAGTGGTATTTAATGCATTTTCTATAATTAAATTAAAAGTCGAAATCCCGGCGTAACCTGAATAGTACGTTGTTTCATCTGAGACTTTCAATGCAATTCGGTCTGCATTTTCATCCCACAAATAAAGCGCATTGTATAATCTATTACTTGATAAAGTGGCAATAGTTACATATTGGTCGTTTAATAGTTGCGAAGCTCCTGTAATGTCAACTCTATGATTGGTGTATTCGTCACGCAAAAACGCTTCATAATCTGCTAATGTCGTAGGTGATTTAAATCCTTTAGGGACATCGTCTAAATAATTTTCGCAAGAAGCAAAAGTTAATCCTAAAGCTAATAAACACGCTATTTTTTTATATATATTTTTCATCGTCTAGTTATTATAAATTAGAAATTAACATTTACACCAAAAACAAAGCTTGGAGATATAAAACCGCCCAGCATGTATTTGGCATCTCTACTTTTTGCAAATGTGTAGACATTTTCGGCGTTGAGATTGAAACGTACTCCGTCTAATTTTACTTTCTTAATAATTGAACTTGGCATTTGATACGCTAGCGAAATGTTACTTAATCTCACATTTGAAGCATCCAAAATATTAACATCGGCATACGAATAAATGGTACGGGAATCTGAATTAAATTCTGGTTCATATTCATAAACCGCTCTTGGCACATTTGTAAAGGCTTCGTCTCCAGGTTTCATCCATCTATCGGCAATATGATTGTTTACTACTGTAATATCTGTAACATAACCTCCCATTGCACCGTTGTAATTATTATTTAACATAGGCAGAAAGGTATTTCTAACTTTATGTCCTAACTCGTAAATGAAAAGTGCTGAAAGCGAAAAGTTTTTATAATTGGCAGAAGTATGGAAAGAACCGCTATGCATTGGAACTGTAGAACCAAAATCTTTAATAGCATTTATTTGCCCTGGATTGTATTTTACTGCTGTTCCTGATGCATCATAAACTTGAGGAACTCCTGTATTACTTAGTCCTGCCCATTTGTAACCATAAATGGTGTTATAACTTTTTCCTATTCTAGGAAACGCTTGCGAATAATCCAGCTGCAGGTAATAAGCAGGTGCTTCTACGTTTACATAATCTACTTCGTTTTTGTTGTAAGCATACAAAACTGAGGCATCCCAAGAGAATGAAGGTGTTTTGACAATAGTTCCTCTTAAACTCACTTCGACACCTTTGTTGGTCATTTCACCATTGTTTATGGTGTAAGTAGAATATCCCCAGCCTTCTGTTGGAATTCCTTGTGTGTTTGCTAATAAATCTTCTCCTTTTTTATTATACAAATCGACAGTTCCGCTTAATCTGCTTTTGAAGAATGAAAAATCTAAACCAATGTCTGTAGTAGTTGTTTTTTCCCAAGATAATTCTGGATTTGGTCTTTTACTTACCGTTCCTTGGTTACCTCCTACATTTGAATTAGAATTGTAATACGCTGTTAAATACGGCGCAGAATCTTTGGCTATATTTCCGCCAATACCATAAGAAGCACGAAGTTTAATACCATCTACCCAAGCAACATCAAAAAATGATTCTTTATCGATGTTCCATCCTGCTCCTGCAGACCAAGTTGGTTTATTTTGGTATTTGCTGTCGGTTCCCCAAAGGTTTGAACGATCCCAGCGAACACTTCCAGAAAGAGAATATCTTCTGTCATAAGTATAACCTCCGGTACCATAAACTGAAACATAACGGTTTTGCAATTCTTTTTCTAATGAAAATTCATTTTGTGACATGTAGCCGCTAAAAATTGTTCCATATACTTTTAGTAAATCGGCTTGATTTATTGGAGCAAAACCTAAAGTCTGTGCATCATAACCATACCGGGTGTTATCGTTATATTCTTGTTTAGAATGACGAATTTCCATACCTGCAATCGCAGAAAAGTCATGTTTCTCTGCAAAAGTCTGATTGAAATTTAACTGCTGACGGAAATTATAAGCGTTAGAATACTGATTCGTTTCTTTAATGATATCTCCATAAGGCAAATTGTAAACAGCTTTATTATTAGCAATTGTGACCATACCATTTACTTTGCTTCTTACATAATACGAGTCTCTATCAAATAATTGACTAGCACGATCTGAACCAAATTCGTACTGAAACATGGCATTATAAGTAAAGGCGTTACTAAATTTAACATTAAACTTGGCGAAGGTTCTATTTAGGAAGTTCTTGCTTTCAATAAGATTTCTTTTAAATTCATCCATTGGCGTGATATCCATGCTATAAAGACCATAAGTCTGCATAGAATTAAGCGTGAAATTATTGTAGCGAGATGCCGCTGTAGAAACAAAGTTGGTTCCGTCGTTATTTACAAGCTGATTGTATGGTTGATATTTAAACATAGGAGTATTAGCAAAATAACTCTGCGTATCTCCTTTTCCAAAATTGGTATAAGTTCCTAAATCCAGAGACAGCCAGCTGTTAATTTGTGTTGAGTTTTTCAAATTAATTCCTACCGACTGATTTTCAGAATATCTGTCTTCAAGCTGATTGTCTTTGTAAGTAATCGATGCATTAAAAGCATTAGTTCCAGTTGCTTTACCTAAACTAAGATTGTGCTGCATAAAATACTGGTCGCGTTTTGCATATTTAGCCACATCATCGTAGTATTTATAACCTTGAGAACCCAGTTGATTCAAGCGGGTATTCATTTCTGCCATTGAAGTTTTTCCTGCATAACCATTTAAAATAGTCTGCATTCCTAAACTTGTAAATACTGCATTATTTAATAAAGATTGTGCATAAGTTGAGGCATTAGCCGTTTTCAAATTCGGATTTCCTTCTGCCCATCCTCTTTCTAAACCAATAATATCAGCCGAATCCGTAAGATTTCCGGTGTAATTTCGATACGGCGTTATCGTTAAATTGCTTGAAAAAGAAATATTTGTTTTTCCTGCTTTTGCTTTTTTGGTTGTAATGACTACCACTCCATTTGCAGCGCGGGCACCATAAATAGACGAAGCCGCGGCATCTTTTAAAACCGTAATTGTTTCAATATCTTCTAAGTTAAGATTAGGAAGATTTTCTTCGATAGTATTGTACGGAGTTAATCTTGTATTTTCAACAGGAAAACCATCAATAACATACAAAGGTGCTGTTACGCCATTCATAGAGGTGGTTCCACGAATTCTTCCATCTTGATATCCAACAATACGTCCTTCTAAAATTTTATCTAAACTATTTAAACGCTGTTCTTGAAAATCTTTTGCTTTTAAACTAGAAAAAGATCCTGTTGCTTTTTCTTCTGTAATATCCTGATAACCTGTTTTCAAGACTAAGCCTTCCAATTCCTGCACGTCTTCTTTTAAAACAACATTAATAACGCTTCTTCCTTCTACCTTTATTTCTTGTCTTACATATCCTAGATAAGAAAACGCTAAAGTAGTTTCGCTGCTTACTGCAATAATTTGATATTCACCGTTAAAATCGGTATTTACACCTCTTCCAGAACCGTTGTCAGCAACTGCTGCTCCTACCAAAGGCATTCCTTTTTCATCTGTTACTCTACCTTTTACGATAAAATCTGCCACAGGTTTTTTCTCTTCGGGTTTTTCTGCAGAGATTTTTCTTGGCGTCAGAATAATATGGTTTCCAGATACTTTAAAATCAGTACTGGTATCATTAAAAATTTTGCTTAAAATAACTTCGATTGAAGTTTCGTATGCATTTACGTCGATTATTCGGTTCAAATCAACAGATCTTACGTTGTAAACAAATCGGTAATCCGTAGTATATTCAAGTCTTTCAATCGCTTTGCCAACGGTCATATTGCTGGCATTAAAAGAAATCTTATTTTTTTGAGAATAAGTGGTTCCAGCATGCATTACAGTCAATGCAGTTAACAGAAATAATGTAGTCAATTTCATTTTCAAATCAAATTTCAAAAAAGGCTTATCAAACCTGATTCTGTTCAAGAGTTTTTTCATACTTTTAAAATGTTTTTTAATGTTGGTTGGTTAATTAACTGACCGCATATACTCTACCGGGAAATGTTGGCGCATTTTCCGGTTTTTTTATAACGATCCTTTTCATTTTTGGATTTTTGCTACATAGGCGGAGGTATTTTTTGATTTTAGATTTCTGATTTTAGATTTTAGATTTGTGTATGTGTGTTTAGATTTTAGATTTGGTACACTCGACATCAGCCGATATTCTTAATTCTTAATTTTTAATTTTTAATTATTCATCGTGTCAATTCACCATCTACTTAATAGTGATTTTATCTCGGTCAATATTGTAATCAATGGCATAACTGTCGCTGAAATATTTTAAGACTACTTCGATAGGTTCGTTGTCAAAACGGGCATTGAAAATCTCTCTTCCAAGTGTTTTATTTTTATTGATGAAAGTTACATTATAGCGGCGTTCCAGTTTTTTAATGATATCGTCAAACGATGCATTTTTGAACACTAAACTTCCTTTAACCCAATCAGTATAGTAATCCGTATTGACTTGTTCGGTTTTAATTTCGCTCTGGCCTTTCTGGGTCGAACCTTTCAAACCTGGTGTTAAATAAATCTGATTTTGATTTATTTTTTGCCCTTTATAAAGCGAAACTTTACCTTCCACCAGCACCACGTCTGTACTGCTATTATTGCTATAGGAATCTACATTGAATTTAGTTCCTAAAACCTCAACATTCATTTCCTGCGTGTTTACAGTAAATGGATGAGCTTTGTCTTTGCTGACATCAAAATACGCCTCGCCTGTAAGATATACTTCTCTGTTTTTGTTTTTGACAAATTGAACGGGATATCGCAATGCGGTTCCAGCATTTAAATGCACCACTGTTCCATCTGATAATTGTACTTCAAATCTTTTACCATACGGAATTTTTAAGGTGTTGTATACCAATTCTCCTTTGGCAAAAGCCGTATTATAAACCAGCCTGTTTTTTTCCTGTTTGCCAATGATATTCCCATCTTTATCTGTAATATTTTTTTCTTCAGAAATATCAATCGTTTCCGATGTACCGTTACCTAATTGTAAAACAATTTCATCAACTCTTGGAACAATAACATTTTTCTTTACCTGATCTGATGAAGCATTTTTATAGAAATAAAATCCGCCCAAAGCCACAATCAAAATCGCTGCATATTTATAATAAGATGAAAATCTTCTTTTATAAAAAACATTATTTTCCTTTGCAATTCTCTCAGAAAGCTGTTTTCTAACTTCAGTTGAATCAAAAGTGTTCAAAGCTGTATCAATTGCATAATTGGTTTTTACAAAATCATTAAATACAATTTGATTTTCTTCTTCTTTTAACCACATGGTTAACTGCTCAATTTCTTCTTGAGAAGCTTGATTTGTGATAAATTTAACAATTAGTCTCTCTGACTTTTTTACTGTCATTTTAGTTATTTTTAATATTATTACGAAGCCAAAAAACAAAACCCTAACAATTTGATAAAGTTTTTTTCATTTTAGTGATTTTTTTATTTTTCACAAGTCTTTTCTTTCAATAAAACTCGACCAATTTAGTAGAAATTATAAATCAAAAGATTTATATTTGCATTTTCTCATTTTTTATTTGTAATAATTTTCAAATAGAAATACAAAAAAGAGGTTCGTTTTGGGCAAATTCGGTTCAGTTTTCGACCTCAAAAACTATTAATTTATATATTTGTTTTTATGAAAATGGATGATTACAGCGATAATATTATTCTAATTGAGTCTCTACGAAATGGAGATGAAAGCGCTTACACGTATCTTATCGACACGTATCATCATAAACTTTGTGTGTATGCTAACAGCTTGGTTAAGAATGTTTACAGCGCCGAAGATATTGTGCAGAATGTTTTTATCAAAGTTTGGGAACATCGCACCAGATTAAAAGAAAATCATTCTTTAAAAAGTTTTCTTTACAAACTCGTTTACAACGAATTTATTGATTTGTATCGTAAAAATCAGTCTTTGTTTTCTCTTGAAAAATCGTATTATGATGCTTTAAACGGAATTGTTCAGGAAGAAGATTCTGAAGCATTTCAAAGAGTTTTGAATGCGGTGAATAAAGAAATTCAAAACCTGCCTCCAAAATGCAAAGAGGTTTTTATTTTAAGCAAAAAAGAAGGTTTAACCAATATCGAAATCGCAGAACATCTAGATGTTTCGATAAAAACAGTCGAAGCACAGATTACAAAAGCTTTTTCTATTTTGCGTACGACTTTGGAAGAAAAAATAAGAAGTGTTTTATTTCTTTTATTTTCAAATAAGAAGTTTAATTTCACCGATATGAATTTACGAACAAAAAGCAGAGAAAAAGTGAAACAGCATTTTTGTCATTGAGCTATACACCTTTTCTACTGCAAATAAAATCCATGCATTAGATATCTCATGAATTATTAAGCCTCTAACAGGTAAAATATTTTTTATGTATTTTGTACATTTGGAAGACTCCTAAGCCCATAAAAACGAGTGAAATAAAACCCGAAGTTACAGGCTTTGAAAATAAATCTGTAGTATGAAATACTGCTTTTAAAAGAACAATCAAAGTAAACATTCCCGAAAAAACACCTGTAAAGGTTCCAAGAATATAATAATATTTCAACTTTCTTTCTATGGTAATGTACTTTCCATTAAGCAAATATAAATTCCATCCTGCCCAGAAAGGGAGCTGCAAAAAATTAAAACAGTTTAAAACGATACCAATTATAAAAGGCGGATACATCAAATAGTCATGAAAGGTATCTGAACCTGTTTTTGCATTGAAATTGAAATGAAAAGTAAAAGCGAGAATAAACATAAATCCAGCTCCAAAAAAATCAATCAGCTTCATTATTTTTTTGTTATTTAAAAGCTCTCGTGCAAAAATAAGGGTAAAAAAAATGACAAAAATTTCTACAAAAATAACTCCGAACAAAAAGAAGACTAAATCTTGAAGACCTGATTTGGTGTAAATTTCCAATCCAAATAGATTTAAATATCCTAATGGAATTGATCCTAGAAAACTTACTATAAATCCAACACCGATATTTTTTAAGCTTTTCATTTTAAAAATTCATGATTTTATTGTTTTGTGCCAAATGTAATTTGTATTCACGCAGGCCTTCTTTGTAATTTAAATAAGGAACTCCCATTTTATGATTCTCAGCACTTATTTCATACATATAGGTAATGTGCCGCGCGAGTTCCTTCCATGCAAACCATACAGAATGCTTAGGATCGTAAATATGTGTAGGCTCGCTTGCCGCACCGTTAAGTTCTACAATTTGAAAATTTTCTCCTCGTTCTAATTCTTCAAAAGTATTGTACATGATATCAAAGCGTCCAAAATAAAACTCTGGAATTTCGGCTGCGATGTCATTGATTG
This is a stretch of genomic DNA from Flavobacterium endoglycinae. It encodes these proteins:
- a CDS encoding TlpA disulfide reductase family protein; the protein is MKSTILKSSLFALTIAAAFTSCEKKEGYTINGKIAGLDKGIVYLEYADEKGDKKIIDSAEVKEGTFTLNGKTGEPLFHTLKIKGQEYGAYFLLDNEDITIEAKKDSVFKAKVTGATQNGFYKSYYDNEFKKIQAIAGPIYKLSDSLTQSGKVKLTPEQQTMMDKKWKDLGAFADDLTDKFIRKNKDNLGGALVIEDRIVSYGTPEKVKEYYGILSPEIQKSFYGKKLKASIDLNEKTAIGVAAPEFSQTDINGKVVKLSDYKGKYVLVDFWASWCGPCRKENPNVVVAYKTYHDKGFDVLGVSLDDKKKLWEKAIEKDGLTWTHVSDLKGWQNEAALLYGVKMVPTNYLIGPDGKILAKNLREAELQSKLKEIFSKS
- a CDS encoding TlpA disulfide reductase family protein, giving the protein MNFIQNKIVGFCLCLFMVSINVQAQKKKSASTAASSYTIEGNITGLADGTTVKLIPGATHSSELPVAETTLKEGKFSFSGKLNEPRFFYVVFGKSKGNISVMVENSKIKIIAAGTVSDQESERITFKNVTITGSKSHDYYKKETAFKEDLDKDYKDYHVGIDELSSKVGKARKEGNKKTLDSIYNTEQWKVFEAKEKAFFTKVEKTTLALIAKHKETWWGPFFMMTNFTYFTPDQKPLYDQFSETAKKSYYGQILDKDLNPKSLIGTSIANFTLKDKDGKSYAAKDITAGKKYILVDFWASWCGPCRKEIPNLKTAYSAYSEKGFEILSISIDKDEKAWQKALGQENMQWHNLLDDDKVSKAFNVKAIPATYLVDNNGVIISDNLRGAELEAKLKELMKS
- a CDS encoding RagB/SusD family nutrient uptake outer membrane protein; translated protein: MKNIYKKIACLLALGLTFASCENYLDDVPKGFKSPTTLADYEAFLRDEYTNHRVDITGASQLLNDQYVTIATLSSNRLYNALYLWDENADRIALKVSDETTYYSGYAGISTFNLIIENALNTTKATEAEKRVVWAEAKILRAMNYFNLVNFYADTYVASTASTKLSVPLITSANINAPSKQVTIQEMYDFILNDVKEALPYLLKVSQTPLHPNLGAGYAFYSRVSLQMNNYTEALKYADLALAENNKLYDWIGYYNTNKAIIDVPNSYTTTTSPMGYNYVENYTYRHGTFNSLTTENSIPIERAQRFEAGDARFISRWKIYTVGAETYYRRTLSGAFNFGGITTVEVYLIKAECLARAGQISEALAVLNTVRKTRILPSYYQDIATTDKTTALNAIYRTKRNELINTLIPFADARRLNAEGIYKVSFTKTVNGTAYTLKSDSHLWTMPFPQGAIKNPGNGTITQNVAK
- a CDS encoding SusC/RagA family TonB-linked outer membrane protein — translated: MKKLLNRIRFDKPFLKFDLKMKLTTLFLLTALTVMHAGTTYSQKNKISFNASNMTVGKAIERLEYTTDYRFVYNVRSVDLNRIIDVNAYETSIEVILSKIFNDTSTDFKVSGNHIILTPRKISAEKPEEKKPVADFIVKGRVTDEKGMPLVGAAVADNGSGRGVNTDFNGEYQIIAVSSETTLAFSYLGYVRQEIKVEGRSVINVVLKEDVQELEGLVLKTGYQDITEEKATGSFSSLKAKDFQEQRLNSLDKILEGRIVGYQDGRIRGTTSMNGVTAPLYVIDGFPVENTRLTPYNTIEENLPNLNLEDIETITVLKDAAASSIYGARAANGVVVITTKKAKAGKTNISFSSNLTITPYRNYTGNLTDSADIIGLERGWAEGNPNLKTANASTYAQSLLNNAVFTSLGMQTILNGYAGKTSMAEMNTRLNQLGSQGYKYYDDVAKYAKRDQYFMQHNLSLGKATGTNAFNASITYKDNQLEDRYSENQSVGINLKNSTQINSWLSLDLGTYTNFGKGDTQSYFANTPMFKYQPYNQLVNNDGTNFVSTAASRYNNFTLNSMQTYGLYSMDITPMDEFKRNLIESKNFLNRTFAKFNVKFSNAFTYNAMFQYEFGSDRASQLFDRDSYYVRSKVNGMVTIANNKAVYNLPYGDIIKETNQYSNAYNFRQQLNFNQTFAEKHDFSAIAGMEIRHSKQEYNDNTRYGYDAQTLGFAPINQADLLKVYGTIFSGYMSQNEFSLEKELQNRYVSVYGTGGYTYDRRYSLSGSVRWDRSNLWGTDSKYQNKPTWSAGAGWNIDKESFFDVAWVDGIKLRASYGIGGNIAKDSAPYLTAYYNSNSNVGGNQGTVSKRPNPELSWEKTTTTDIGLDFSFFKSRLSGTVDLYNKKGEDLLANTQGIPTEGWGYSTYTINNGEMTNKGVEVSLRGTIVKTPSFSWDASVLYAYNKNEVDYVNVEAPAYYLQLDYSQAFPRIGKSYNTIYGYKWAGLSNTGVPQVYDASGTAVKYNPGQINAIKDFGSTVPMHSGSFHTSANYKNFSLSALFIYELGHKVRNTFLPMLNNNYNGAMGGYVTDITVVNNHIADRWMKPGDEAFTNVPRAVYEYEPEFNSDSRTIYSYADVNILDASNVRLSNISLAYQMPSSIIKKVKLDGVRFNLNAENVYTFAKSRDAKYMLGGFISPSFVFGVNVNF
- a CDS encoding FecR family protein → MTVKKSERLIVKFITNQASQEEIEQLTMWLKEEENQIVFNDFVKTNYAIDTALNTFDSTEVRKQLSERIAKENNVFYKRRFSSYYKYAAILIVALGGFYFYKNASSDQVKKNVIVPRVDEIVLQLGNGTSETIDISEEKNITDKDGNIIGKQEKNRLVYNTAFAKGELVYNTLKIPYGKRFEVQLSDGTVVHLNAGTALRYPVQFVKNKNREVYLTGEAYFDVSKDKAHPFTVNTQEMNVEVLGTKFNVDSYSNNSSTDVVLVEGKVSLYKGQKINQNQIYLTPGLKGSTQKGQSEIKTEQVNTDYYTDWVKGSLVFKNASFDDIIKKLERRYNVTFINKNKTLGREIFNARFDNEPIEVVLKYFSDSYAIDYNIDRDKITIK
- a CDS encoding RNA polymerase sigma factor yields the protein MKMDDYSDNIILIESLRNGDESAYTYLIDTYHHKLCVYANSLVKNVYSAEDIVQNVFIKVWEHRTRLKENHSLKSFLYKLVYNEFIDLYRKNQSLFSLEKSYYDALNGIVQEEDSEAFQRVLNAVNKEIQNLPPKCKEVFILSKKEGLTNIEIAEHLDVSIKTVEAQITKAFSILRTTLEEKIRSVLFLLFSNKKFNFTDMNLRTKSREKVKQHFCH